One Streptomyces fagopyri DNA window includes the following coding sequences:
- a CDS encoding family 2B encapsulin nanocompartment shell protein, translating into MSVGEEVRSGQGRPQQSLGTSAARNLATTTKSAPQMQEISSRWLLRMLPWVNVQGGTYRVNRRLSYSVGDGRVTFVKTGDRVQVIPAELGELTVLRSYEDHEVLGELAQRCQQREFAPGEVLASFGSPSDEVFLLAHGKVEKIGTGPYGDDAVLGVLADGAYFGEQALIDPDAIWEYTARAVTAVTVLTLPRQDLEQVAERAESLRTHLQQLRAIPEQRTNKYGEKEIDLAAGHTGEEDIPGTFVDYEGAPREYELSIAQTVLRLHTRVADLYNQPMNQTEQQLRLTVEALKERQEHELINNREFGLLNNCEYDQRLQPHDGVPSPDDLDELLSRRRGTKLLLAHPRAISAIGRECNKRGLVPESVEIAGNRIPTWRGVPIFPCNKIPVSDARTTSIIALRTGEAEQGVIGLQQAGIPDEIEPSVSVRFMGINEQAIISYLVTAYYSAAVLVPDALGILENVEIGRWR; encoded by the coding sequence ATGTCGGTAGGCGAAGAGGTCCGTTCGGGTCAGGGCAGGCCGCAGCAGAGTCTCGGCACATCGGCCGCGCGGAACCTGGCCACCACCACCAAGTCCGCACCCCAGATGCAGGAGATCAGTTCACGATGGCTGCTGCGCATGCTCCCGTGGGTGAACGTGCAGGGTGGCACGTACCGCGTGAACCGGCGGCTCAGCTACTCCGTGGGCGACGGCAGGGTGACGTTCGTCAAGACCGGTGACCGCGTCCAGGTCATCCCCGCCGAGCTCGGCGAACTGACCGTCCTGCGGTCCTACGAGGATCACGAGGTGCTCGGCGAGCTGGCCCAGCGCTGCCAGCAGCGGGAGTTCGCGCCGGGCGAGGTGCTCGCCTCGTTCGGCAGTCCGTCCGACGAGGTGTTCCTGCTCGCGCACGGCAAGGTCGAGAAGATCGGTACGGGCCCCTACGGCGACGACGCGGTCCTCGGCGTTCTCGCCGACGGCGCGTACTTCGGCGAGCAGGCGCTCATCGACCCGGACGCCATCTGGGAGTACACGGCCCGCGCCGTCACCGCGGTCACCGTGCTCACGCTGCCCCGCCAGGACCTGGAGCAGGTCGCGGAGCGCGCCGAGTCCCTGCGCACTCACCTCCAGCAGCTGCGGGCGATTCCTGAGCAGCGCACCAACAAGTACGGCGAGAAGGAGATCGACCTCGCGGCCGGCCACACCGGAGAGGAGGACATCCCCGGCACCTTCGTGGACTACGAGGGCGCGCCGCGCGAGTACGAACTGAGCATCGCCCAGACGGTGCTGCGCCTGCACACGCGCGTGGCCGATCTCTACAACCAGCCGATGAACCAGACCGAGCAGCAGCTCCGCCTCACCGTCGAGGCACTGAAGGAACGCCAGGAGCACGAGCTCATCAACAACCGGGAGTTCGGACTGCTCAACAACTGCGAGTACGACCAGCGGCTGCAACCGCACGACGGCGTTCCGAGCCCCGACGACCTCGACGAACTGCTCAGCCGCAGGCGCGGGACCAAGCTGCTGCTCGCCCACCCGCGCGCGATCTCCGCGATCGGCCGCGAGTGCAACAAGCGCGGGCTCGTCCCGGAGAGCGTCGAGATCGCGGGCAACCGCATCCCGACCTGGCGCGGTGTCCCGATCTTCCCGTGCAACAAGATCCCGGTCAGCGACGCCCGTACGACCTCGATCATCGCCCTGCGCACCGGCGAGGCGGAACAGGGCGTCATCGGGCTCCAGCAGGCGGGCATCCCGGACGAGATCGAGCCGAGCGTCTCGGTGCGCTTCATGGGCATCAACGAACAGGCGATCATCTCCTACCTGGTGACGGCGTACTACTCGGCCGCGGTCCTGGTCCCGGACGCCCTCGGCATTCTGGAGAACGTCGAGATCGGCCGCTGGCGGTGA
- a CDS encoding N-acetylmuramoyl-L-alanine amidase has protein sequence MAPPMSAAGFLDRLRREGVTVVEVGEWEHHNRNHKGPWGPVYGVMIHHTASSGDDRTIGLCRTGRADLPGPLCHGVITKDGVVHLVGYGRVNHAGLGDDDVLRAVIAEKALPADNEANTDGNRHFYGFECENLGNGKDPWPEVQLEAIERVAAAICRHHGWTERSVIGHLEWQPGKVDPRGFTMASMRGRVRDRLK, from the coding sequence ATGGCTCCACCCATGTCCGCGGCCGGTTTCCTCGACCGGCTCAGGCGGGAAGGCGTCACCGTCGTCGAGGTCGGCGAATGGGAGCATCACAACCGCAACCACAAGGGCCCGTGGGGCCCGGTGTACGGGGTGATGATCCACCACACGGCGTCCTCGGGGGACGATCGGACCATCGGCCTCTGCCGCACGGGGCGCGCCGACCTGCCGGGGCCTCTGTGCCACGGCGTCATCACCAAGGACGGCGTCGTGCATCTCGTGGGCTACGGCAGGGTCAACCACGCGGGCCTGGGCGACGACGACGTGCTGCGCGCCGTGATCGCGGAGAAGGCGCTCCCCGCGGACAACGAGGCGAACACCGACGGCAACCGCCACTTCTACGGCTTCGAGTGCGAGAACCTCGGCAACGGCAAGGACCCCTGGCCCGAGGTCCAGCTGGAGGCGATCGAGAGGGTCGCGGCCGCGATCTGCCGCCATCACGGCTGGACGGAGCGCTCGGTCATCGGCCACCTGGAGTGGCAGCCCGGCAAGGTCGACCCGCGCGGCTTCACGATGGCCTCGATGAGAGGGCGTGTCCGCGACCGCCTCAAGTGA
- a CDS encoding 1-aminocyclopropane-1-carboxylate deaminase/D-cysteine desulfhydrase, with product MSDAPDGPEALDPTGLRPRLPSPLHPVADGRFARHGVRLLLKRDDLIHPELIGNKWRKLAPNLRAAAGRTLLTFGGAYSNHLRATAAAGRLLGLPTIGVVRGDELAHRPLNPSLTRCAADGMRLHFVDRSTYRRKTDPRTLAAILCAADARDAYVVPEGGSNALAVRGCRELGAELRGHADVVAVACGTGGTLAGLAAGLAPAQRALGVPVLKGGFLEADVRALQDTAFGGRRGTWSLDDRFHFGGYARATPELGLFAEDFERRHGLPVERLYVAKMLYGLVALAEEGAFAPGTTVAAVITGAPPG from the coding sequence CTGTCCGACGCCCCGGACGGCCCCGAAGCGCTCGACCCGACCGGTCTGCGGCCCCGACTGCCCTCGCCGCTGCACCCGGTCGCGGACGGGCGCTTCGCGCGCCACGGCGTCCGGCTGCTGCTCAAGCGGGACGATCTCATCCACCCGGAGCTGATCGGCAACAAGTGGCGCAAGCTGGCTCCGAACCTGCGCGCCGCGGCCGGCCGCACGCTCCTCACCTTCGGCGGCGCGTACTCGAACCATCTGCGGGCCACCGCCGCCGCCGGCCGCCTCCTCGGACTGCCGACCATCGGTGTGGTCCGGGGCGACGAGCTGGCCCACCGCCCCCTCAACCCCTCCCTGACCCGGTGCGCGGCCGACGGCATGCGGCTGCATTTCGTCGACAGGTCGACGTATCGCCGCAAGACGGATCCGCGGACGCTGGCCGCGATCCTGTGCGCGGCGGACGCCCGGGACGCGTACGTCGTCCCCGAGGGCGGCAGCAACGCCCTCGCCGTACGCGGCTGCCGGGAACTCGGCGCGGAGCTGCGCGGCCACGCCGACGTCGTCGCCGTCGCCTGCGGGACCGGCGGCACCCTCGCGGGCCTGGCCGCCGGCCTCGCCCCCGCCCAGCGCGCGCTGGGCGTCCCCGTCCTCAAGGGCGGCTTCCTGGAGGCCGACGTCCGGGCCCTCCAGGACACCGCCTTCGGTGGCCGCCGCGGCACCTGGTCCCTGGACGACCGTTTCCACTTCGGCGGCTACGCGCGCGCCACGCCCGAACTCGGCCTCTTCGCCGAGGACTTCGAGCGGCGCCACGGCCTGCCCGTCGAACGTCTCTATGTCGCCAAGATGCTGTACGGACTTGTCGCCCTGGCCGAGGAAGGGGCGTTCGCACCGGGCACGACCGTGGCGGCGGTGATCACCGGAGCGCCACCCGGGTGA